The Candidatus Aminicenantes bacterium DNA window CGCCATGGAATACGTGGAAGGACAGACGTTGAAGGAATTGATTTCGGGCGATGGGGCGATTGGCGTAGGGGCACGGCGCGCCGTGCCCCTACCTGTAAAGGACGTCATTGACATCGCCACCCAGATCGCCTCCGGCCTTGCCGCCGCTCACGCCAAAGGCATTGTCCACCGCGACCTCAAGCCGGCCAACATTATGCTCACCGAGCAGGGAGTAGCCAAGATCGTCGATTTCGGTTTGGCGAAGCTGAAGGGAATGACCCGGCTGACCAAGTCCGGCACCACCCTGGGCACCGTGGCTTACATGTCGCCCGAGCAGGCCCTGGGCAAGGAAGTGGACCAGCGTAGCGACATCTGGTCGTTGGGAGTGATCCTTTACGAGATGCTCAGCAACAAGCTGCCGTTCCCCGGCGAGTACGAGCAGGCCATGCTCTACGCCGTGATCAACGAGGAGCCGGAACGGTTGATGAAAACACGGCCGGATGCCCCAGCGGGGATGGACCCGATTATCGGCCGCGCCCTGGCCAAGGACCCGGCAAAACGTTACCAGACCATTGACGATCTATTGGAAGACCTGAAGGCTGTCTCCGCGGGACTTGCGCCGCCAAGAGCCAAGGTCAAGCCAGCCCCGAAAAGATTTGTCGGCATCCGCAGAATTTATTGGTTTACCGGCTTGGCGATCGCGGCCGCAATCATGGGGATTCTGAATAAAGGGAAGATAAGCATCCTTTTTACAAAAAAACCGGAAGCCGCGGTCATCCGCTCGCTGGCGGTATTGCCGCTGGTCAACTTTTCCGGAGACCCGAGCCAGGAATACTTCTCCGACGGCATGACCGACGCCCTGATCGCGGGCCTGGCCCAGATTAAGGCCATCAAAGTCATCTCGCGAACTTCGGTCATGCAGTATAAGGAAACAAAAAAGCCGCTGCCGCAGATCGCCCGGGAACTGGGAGTGGAAGGAATCGTCGAGGGCTCGGTCATGCGCTCCGGTAACCGGGTGCGCATCACGGCCCAGTTGATCGACGCGCGTCAGGACCGCCACCTGTGGGCCAACAACTACGAGCGCGAGATGACCGACGTGCTGGCGCTGCAGTCGGAGGTGGTGCGCGCGATCGCAAGCGAGATCCGCGCCCAGGTTACGCCGTTCGAGCACGAGCGCCTGCGCGCGTCGCGAACGGTCGATCCCGAAGCTTATCAGGCCTATCTCATGGGCCGCTTTTACTGGGACAAGGCCACGGCCCCGGCCATGGAGAAAAGCATCGAGTATTTCAAAAAAGCGATCGTCGGCGACCCGCAGAACGCGGCCGCCTACGCCGGACTGGCCGATGCGTACGGTATACAGGGGCAAATGGCAGGGCTGCCGCTCTCCGAGTTCGCCCCAAGGATGCGAGAGGCCGCCCTGAAATCATTGGAAATCGATGAGACCTTGGCTGACGGTCATGCGGCTTTGGGGAGCATCAGAACCAGCGACTGGGACTGGCAGGGAGCAGAGCGGGAATGCAAAAGGGCGATCGAACTGAATCCCAACCATGCGTTTGCATATCTATGGTACTCGCAGCTTCTAAACCTGCTGGGTCGTCATGAGGAAGCATTGACAGCGTGCGCTCGGGCCAAGGAGCTGGACCCATTGAATCCCTTCATTGCTGCGAATCTACTGTGGCGTTACTATTATCTCGGCCGTTATGAGGAGGCCATTGCAGCCTTAAACCAGCTGATGGAGATGAATCCGAATTACTGGTTGAACTACTGGACGCGCGGGCTCTTGTATTCGGCTTTGGGAAAGTATGAAAAAGCAATCGCCGATCAACTCAAGGCGGTGGCTTTTTCGGAAGGATCGCTGGAATGCCTGCCCGACCTCGGCTTTGCCTACGCGAGAGCAGGCAAGAGGGCCGAGGCGGAAAAAGTACTCGTCAGGCTGCAGGAAGAATCAAAGAAACGGCATGTTCCAGCGAGCCTCCTCGCCCCCGTGTACGCAGGCCTCGGGAAAAAGGAGCAGGTTTTCGCTTCGCTGGAGAAGGCGTTCCAGGAACGTGATATCCGATTGGCGTATTACTTGATGGACCCGTCGTTCGCTTCGTTANNNNNNCGCTTCGTTACGTAACGACCCACGCTCCGTCTCACTGCTGCGGCGCATGAACCTCCCCGTCAATGGAAACAAAAAATCGGTTGACACGCTTTCTTTGCCATCTCACCGGAAAAGGAAATGACCCGGCTGTGAGTGCGCTTCCCGGCGCTTCAGCCCGAGCGGCCCTGGAGCATGTGCAGCTCCCAGAGATCCCTGGCGCTGGTATGGAGCAGCGGCGCCAGCAGCCGCCGGCCGAGGCGGCCGACGCTCTTGCGCAGCGCTTCCAGCTCGCGGAACTTCTCCTGCACCTCGGGGTCGGCCGGGACGGGAAAACCCTGCTCCTGCAAAAGCAGGACGGCCTTGGCCTTGACCGACAGCTCCACGTGCAAACGCAGGGTGCACAGCATGTCAACCAACACGGTGCCTGGAAGTCGGTCCTTGAGCGACTGCAAATAGCGGCCGCTGTTCGACTGCAGCATGGTGCCGGTGC harbors:
- a CDS encoding protein kinase, translating into AMEYVEGQTLKELISGDGAIGVGARRAVPLPVKDVIDIATQIASGLAAAHAKGIVHRDLKPANIMLTEQGVAKIVDFGLAKLKGMTRLTKSGTTLGTVAYMSPEQALGKEVDQRSDIWSLGVILYEMLSNKLPFPGEYEQAMLYAVINEEPERLMKTRPDAPAGMDPIIGRALAKDPAKRYQTIDDLLEDLKAVSAGLAPPRAKVKPAPKRFVGIRRIYWFTGLAIAAAIMGILNKGKISILFTKKPEAAVIRSLAVLPLVNFSGDPSQEYFSDGMTDALIAGLAQIKAIKVISRTSVMQYKETKKPLPQIARELGVEGIVEGSVMRSGNRVRITAQLIDARQDRHLWANNYEREMTDVLALQSEVVRAIASEIRAQVTPFEHERLRASRTVDPEAYQAYLMGRFYWDKATAPAMEKSIEYFKKAIVGDPQNAAAYAGLADAYGIQGQMAGLPLSEFAPRMREAALKSLEIDETLADGHAALGSIRTSDWDWQGAERECKRAIELNPNHAFAYLWYSQLLNLLGRHEEALTACARAKELDPLNPFIAANLLWRYYYLGRYEEAIAALNQLMEMNPNYWLNYWTRGLLYSALGKYEKAIADQLKAVAFSEGSLECLPDLGFAYARAGKRAEAEKVLVRLQEESKKRHVPASLLAPVYAGLGKKEQVFASLEKAFQERDIRLAYYLMDPSFASLXXRFVT